Part of the Brevibacillus brevis genome is shown below.
ACTTCTTGTTGCGTCGGCGGTTGCGCAAGAACGCTGGAATATCCAAATTGTCGAGATTGCTCATCGAGAAGAAAGATTTGTCCTCTTCTTCCTCCTTGGAGCGGAGATTGTTCGTGTTCGATACCGGCGTTGGTCTGCTTCCTGCCGGGTTGACCTGCTGCTGCTGACGGCGAGGAATCTCCTGACGCTGTGTATGTTCGAAGCCCGTCGCAATAACGGTCACGAGCAGTTCGTTTTTCAAATCCTCGTTGATCACGGCACCGAAGATCATGTTTACGTCCGGATCCGCTGCCGAGGATACGATGTCGGCGGCTTCGTTTACTTCATACAGGCTCAGGTTTGTTCCGCCTGTAATATTCAGCAGGACGCCGCGAGCACCGTCGATGGATGTTTCCAGCAGCGGGCTGGAAATGGCCCGACGTGCTGCTTCCGCCGCCCGGTTTTCCCCGCTGCTGATCCCGATCCCCATCAAAGCCGAGCCTCTCTCGGTCATGATCGTCTTCACGTCTGCGAAGTCAAGGTTGATCAGACCCGGGGTGGCAATCAGGTCGGAAATGCCCTGTACCCCTTGACGCAAAATATTGTCTGCCTCGCGGAATGCTTCCAGCATCGGCGTGTTTTTATCGACGATTTCCAACAGACGGTCATTCGGAATCACGATCAGGGTATCTACCTTTTCTTTCAATGCGGCAATCCCTGCTTCCCCGTGCATAGACCGTTTGCGTCCCTCAAACGAAAAAGGCCGGGTGACGACCCCTACCGTAAGGGCGCC
Proteins encoded:
- the ftsZ gene encoding cell division protein FtsZ — protein: MLEFDMDMESFARIKVIGCGGGGSNAVNRMIEGGVRGVEFITLNTDAQALQLSKADIKLQIGEKLTRGLGAGANPEIGKKAAEESRDMIENALRGADMVFVTAGMGGGTGTGAAPVVAEVAKELGALTVGVVTRPFSFEGRKRSMHGEAGIAALKEKVDTLIVIPNDRLLEIVDKNTPMLEAFREADNILRQGVQGISDLIATPGLINLDFADVKTIMTERGSALMGIGISSGENRAAEAARRAISSPLLETSIDGARGVLLNITGGTNLSLYEVNEAADIVSSAADPDVNMIFGAVINEDLKNELLVTVIATGFEHTQRQEIPRRQQQQVNPAGSRPTPVSNTNNLRSKEEEEDKSFFSMSNLDNLDIPAFLRNRRRNKK